The genome window CACCACGTAGTCAAGGTCGGCGGGGAACTGCTTTTTGAGCTGTTCCATGGTGGCATTTACGTTCTCGTAGGTTTCGAGGGCGTTGGCGCCGGGGGCCTGGTACACGAGCAGGTAGGCGGCGCGCTTGCCATCGACAAAGGAGTTGTTGGCGTAGTTGAACTTGCCCAGCTCCAGCCGCGCCACGTCCTTCAGATACACCACCGAGCCATCTTCGGGCCGGGTTTTCACAATGACATTGCCGAACTCCTCGGTGTTGGTGAGGCGGCCTTTTACGAAGACGATGTACTCGAAGGTCTGGCCAGTTTGGGCCGGGGGGGCGCCAATAGAGCCGGCTGCAATCTGGGCGTTTTGCTCCTGAATGGCGGCCGTTACTTCCTGGGCCGTGACGCCCAGTTGGGACAGTTTATCGGGGTTGAGCCACACGCGCATGGAGAAGTCATCGGCGCGGCTCACGATGTCGCCTACTCCCTTGGTACGCAGCAAGGCGTCCTTGATGAACACGTTGGCGTAGTTGTCGAGGAAGGTGGTGTTGTGCGAGCCTTTGGGCGCGTACAGGGCCACTAGCATCAGGATGCTGGGATTCCGCTTGCGCACTACCAGGCCCAGGCGTTGCACCTCTTGCGGCAGGGTAGGCTGGGCAATGCCCACGCGGTTTTGCACATCCAGGGCGGCAATGTTGATGTCGGTGCCTACCTCGAAGTTGACCGTCATGCTCATCTGCCCGTTGCTGGTGCTGTTGCTTTGCAGGTAGGTCATGCCGGGCGTGCCGTTTACCTGCACTTCCACGGGCGTGGCTACGGTCTGCTCCACGGTTTGGGCGTCGGCGCCGGTGTAGGTCCCGCTCACCGATACAGTAGGCGGCGTGATTTCCGGATACTGCCCCACGGGCAAGTTCAGGATGGCCAGCACCCCCACCATCACAATCACCAGGGAGGTGACAATGGCCGTGACGGGGCGCCGGATAAAGGTTTCTGCAATCATCGGGTTATAGCTATTAGCTGCTAGCCAGTGGCCGTTAGCTACTGTTCATGACGTGTCATTCCGGACCCCGCGAGGAATCTAGCATGCTGATTATGGCGTACTATTTTGCCGTTAGCACGCGAGCTGTCTAGACAGGCTCGACATGACGGCCTTTCGTATTCTTTTGCTGCTTATTTCGCGGCGCTTCCTTGGGTCGGGCCGCTGGCCTGGGCGGGCGTACCGGTTTGAATCTTGCCGCCGTCGCGGAGGCGCTGCAGGCCTTCGGTTACTACCTGGTCGCCGGCTTTAATACCTTCCATCACCACAATTCGGTCGCGAAGGCGGGGACCTAGCTGCACTTTGCGCTGGTAGGCCTTGCTGCTGTCGCCGGCCACGAAGACGAAGTTTTCGCCCATTTGCTCCACAATAGCCTTGTAAGGCACCACAATGCGGTGGCCCGACTGCCGGTTGAGCACGTGCAGCACGGTACTCATGCCATCCTTCAGTTCGCGCTGGGGATTAGCGAACTGCACCCGAATCTGGACGGTACCGGTACCCTGGCTCACGCCCCGATCAATAGCCAGGATTTTGCCCGGCTGGTTGTAGCGCGTGCCGTCGGGCAACTCGAGCATGAACGTGGAGTCTTCTGCGCCGCCGGCAGTGCGCTGTATGTCCCGAAACAAGCCTAGGTTGGCTTCACTGATAACGAAATCAACGCCCATGGGGTCCTCGCCGCTGATGGTGTTGAGTAGGGTAGAACCGGGGCTAACCTGGGAGCCCAGACGCACCTGCGAAATGCCAATACGGCCCGTGAATGGCGCTTTTATCAGGGAGTAATCCAGGTCGGTGCGGGCGGCGGCTACCCCGGCCTGGGCCACGGCTATCTGGCTTTGGGCCGTGGCGTAGCTGGTGCGGGCGTTGTCGACTAGCTGGCGGGCCACGGCATCCTGCTCCAGCAGCCGCTCGTAGCGGTTCAGGTTTATTTGGGCGTTTTGGGCGGTGGCGCGGGTGGCGCTCAGGTTGGCCAGGGCCTGCTGATAGGCCGCCTGGTACTTGCGCCGGTCGATTTCGTAGAGCGGCTTGCCTTTGGTTACTACCTCGCCTTCCTTGAAGAAGATTTGGGTGATAAAGCCGGCTACCTGGCTGCGCAGCTCCACGTTGTTGAGGGCCACTGCGGTAGCCGGATACTCGTCGTAGTACACGGCCTCAGTAGCTTGGGCGGCGACGAGCGTAACGGGCGTGGCGGGTGGCGGACCGGCCGCTTTTTCCTCTTCTTTTTTGCCGCAGCTCGCCCAGGCAAACAGGCTGGCAGCGTAAGAAAGCACAAGAATCGTTTTTTTCATATCAAGGTAGCAGAGCGGCGGAAGGAAAGGAGTGTGGAAGGCAAAGCGGGCCTCACTCTCAAATGATCAGTAGGAAACGGGCAGGTTGCCTTGGGCGCGGAGCAGATCAACCTTGCTGCTGAGCACCTGAAACAGAGCGCTGTAGTAGTTGAGTTGGGCCGTGCGCAGGGTGGTTTGGGCCACAATCACATCGAGGTAGGTTTTGATACCTTCCCGATACTGCAGGTTTACCACCGAGTACACTTCCTTGGAAAGGGCCAGGTTGCGCTGCCCGAAAAGGTAGTCGGTGTAATAGCCTTTGTAGGTAGCCAACGCCTGCTCAAACTCGGTGTTGATGCGGTTGCGGGTGGCCAGAATATCCTGGTCGATGCGCTGGTCGGTGAGCCGCTCGCGCCGCAGGTTTTGCAGGCGGCGTGTGCCCTGAAAAATGGGCAGGCTCAGCTGCAAACCGGCAAAGGAGTTGGGAAAACGCTGGCCGTAAAGGTCGCCGAAGTTGTTGTTCTGAAACACCGCGTTGTAGTTGCCAAAGGCCGAAACCGCCGGTAAAAAGCCCCAGCGGTAGTAGCTAATCTGGGCCGACTGCAGGGCCTTCTGGGTCTGGAGCTGCTGAAACTCGATGCGGTTGGTGGGGTCCAGGGTGACGGTGGTATCCACGAAGGCATCCTGCATGAGGCGTAGCGTGTCGTACTGGAGCGTGAGAGGATGCTGGCCGGCTACCCCCATCAGCTCCCGCAAGTACGCCGACTTCGCCTTGATGGCCTCAATGGCTTGCTTGCGCGCTACAATGGAGTTGTTGAGCAGAATCTCGGCCTGCTTGTAGTCGGTTTTGTCGACGATACCGGCGTCGTAGCGGGCGCGCGCGTCCTTGAGGCTGCGCTGGAGCCGCACAATGTCCTCGTTGAGCACATCCAGCTGGCGCTGGGAAAGCAGCACGTCGTAAAAGGCCTTGCTCACGTCGGTCACCACGTCAATGCGCACCCCAATGGTGTTTTGCTGGTAAAACTGGCGCGACGGACGGGCGCTACGCAAGGCCAGCATCACATCGTTGTTGTACAAGGCCTGGGTGCCAGCCAAGCCCACGGTGGAGGTGTTTTTCAGGCCAATTTGACGGGGCACGTTCACGCCTTCCGCATTCGGAAACACGGTGTAGGGTAGCTGGAAATAGTGCTGGCCCGTGGCGTTGAGGTTGACTTGGGGCAGCCAGCCGGCCAGCCCAATGCGAATGGTAGCCTCGTTGGTTTCCTCATCAAGGCGGGCCTGCCGCAGCACTGGCTGGTTTTGCAGGGCATACTGCAGGCACTGCTCCAGGGTTAGCTGACTGCTAGGTGGGGGAGGAGTTGTGGGCTGAGCCTGTGCCCACGCAGGAGCAAGCAGGGTAAGACTGAGAAGCAGCCGTAGCACCCGTTTTATCTGTTTCATATCCTAGTAAAAGCAGCTACCACACCCGGTAACTAAAGCACCACTGGCTACCCTCCGGACTACCAGTCACTGGTTCCGACATCAGGCGCAAGGACACGTTCATCCTGGCTCGCGCTGCCTGTCAGGTGCGCTATTCGTGAAAAAAGACTGACCGGCTGGCCGTCAGCTTGGTACCCGGCCCGGACGATTCAGGCTGAACCAGAGTCTTGTCCGGAGATTCCAAGGCAGGTAAACCGGGCCCTGACAGAAATGTTAGCGTAGAAGTAAAAGAAAGTTTGCCGCCTGCTCTCCATACCCCTCAACGTCCTGCCTTTTTACTGGTGTGTAGCTTGCCCAGGCAGCTGGGGCAGAAAGGCTTATTCCAGCTCCGTCACGGTTACTAGCACATCGGCGTTGCGCCCGTGGTCATCGGCGCAGGAAATTTTAAGTGGCCCGGGCGTGGGCTGAAAAAATACGCGCTCCGTAGCTGCTGCGGTCCGCAAGAACGTATCATTAACGTACCAATACACCTGGCGCACCTCGCTGGGGGTTGTGCAACTGAGCAGCAGCTGTTGCTTTTCGCGGCGGTTAAGAACGTACTCGGTGTTAGCAGTAGGGGAGGTAATACTGGGGGCCCGCTCCGCATCAGTGCGTACCAGTTGGCATTGGGGGTTGTGCGGGGGTAGGCGACGGTACGGGATGCCCTGGGCTTCCTTATAGGCCGCCACCTCCGGCAGCAGGTTCGGGTACAGCTCCCGCCGAAACCCCGCCGCCGGCGCGCAGGCCCGACAGTACGTGAAGCCGCCATCGGCTGCTACCAGCACCTCGCGCTGGTGCTGGCAGCGCTGCCCGCTGCTCACGGTAGGCAGGAAATAGTCGATAATTTGATTGGGACAGTTTTCGCCCGGTACCAACCCAGTTTCGGCGCATACCAAACGGAAATCCAGGGTGGCCGGTGGGGCAAACCACTTATTAGGCGAGTTATAGGCCAGGGCGTTGAACAGGTCGAACAGCAGGGGAGTGGCCACATCGGCGCCGGTAAGAGCCGGGCTGCCCTGGCCGCTGAAGTTGCCTACCCACACGCCTATGGTATACTCCCGGTTGTAGCCAATGCTCCAGGCGTCGCGGCGGCCGTAGCTGGTGCCGGTTTTCCAGGCAACCTTGGGCAGGCGCAGGCTGCTGGCCGCGCCAAGTGGCAAATCGGGGCGGGTGAGTTGGGACAGGATGTCGGTGGTAAGAAAAGCAGCTGCTTCCGAAATGAGGGGGGTGGGGGCCTCACCCCCTACCCCCCTCTCTGGGCGTGAAGTAAACTGCAGCCCCGCGTACCGGCCCCCGTCGGCCAGCGTTGCGTAGAGGTTTGTCAGTTCCTCCAAAGTAGCCCCGCAGCCGCCCAGAATGCTACTCAAACCCAGCCGGGAGCGGTTGCGCGTCACGTTTTGGAAGCCGGCTTGACGAAGCTTGTCGGTGAAGGTGGGCACACCGAGCTGGTTAAGCACGCGCACGGCCGGAATGTTGAGCGAGTAAGCCAGGGCCCGCTCCAGGGTCACTTCGCCGTTGCAATGCTTGTCGAAGTTCTCGGGGCGGTAGCCCTGGAAGTTGGTAGGCACATCGGGCAGTAGCAGCTTGGGTGTGGCCAAGCCCCGGTCCATGGCCAGCGCGTACAGAAAGGGCTTGAGCGTGCTACCCGGCGAGCGAACGGCCGTCACGCCGTCGTTCTGGCCCTGGCTGCCGAAGTCGCGAAAATCAGCCGAGCCGACGTAGGCCTCCACCTGCCGAGTGCGGTTGTTGACTACCAGTACGGCGGCCTGCGTGATGCCCAGTTCATGCAGGCGGCGCACGTAGTTGCGGGTGAGGTCTTCAGTTTTGCTTTGTTTGCTGCGCTGCAAGCTGCTGCGGATAATGGCCTGCCGCGGAAACTGTCGTACCAATCGGCGCGCGAGGTGCGGAGCCAAGGTGGGCGCGGCGTGGCGCTGCACGTCCAGCGGTTCCAGCAGGGCATCTTCCACATCCTGCTTCGGAAAGAGGCCCGCGGCCCCGAAACGCCGCAGCCACCGGTTGCGCTCCTGCAGCACGGCCGCGTTGTTCTTACCCAGCACTGGTCCGCGCGGCCGGTTCGGAATGATGGCCAGCGTCACGGTCTGGGCCAGGGAAAGGTAGTCGGGCGTTTGCTGGAAGTAGAGCAGAGCAGCCGACTTCACGCCTTCTACGTTGCCGCCGTAGGGCACTAGGTTCAAGTACAGCTGCAGAATCTCATCCTTGCTATAATGCAGCTCTAGCTGCGTGGCCCGCAGCATTTCCAGCAGCTTGTTGCCCAACGTACGCTCCTTGGGTTCCAGTAGCCGCGCCACCTGCATCGTAATCGTGCTGGCGCCAGTGGTGCGGCCCTCACCAAACACGTTGCGCCCCGCGGCCTGCACCAGCGCCACGGGGTTCACCCCAAAATGCCACCGGAACCACCGGTCTTCTTTTGCCATAATAGCCTTACGCAGCACCGGCGTGATTTCGCGCAGTTCTGTTTTCATCCGCCATTTCTGGGTCGGATTGAGGTAGGCGTGCAGCACGGAGCCATCCTGGGCCAGCACAATGGGCGAGTACTGCGGGGTAGGCGGCAGCGGAAAGGCGAGGTCAAGGCCAGTGAAAAGCAGCATCACCAGCCCCACAGCCCCTAGAATACGCAAAACAACACGCCGGTTCATGTACTCAAATATACCGGCTGCTAACAGATTCTGCCGCCTACCCCATGGGCAGGAATAACCGCTTCCTGTGGGCGTGCCACTATGCTAAGGTTTACAGTAAAAGAAAATATAATTGCCTAAATGGTGGTATATGAATGATTTAAATAAAGAACTGGCAACATATTCCAAATTTGGTTGCAATTATTTCAAAATGGGTAAATCTGCTGGCTTCTGGTGTGCGTAAGTAGGTAAACCAAGCAGCAGGAGCGGTAACCGTCGTGGATTGTAGCTGGCCACTCTCTCCCCGACAAGTACACTCCGCTGCCGACCTCATCCTAATCCCTTCCTTATTTCACAACCGCTACATGAAAAGCAAATTTATTCTCACGCTTGCGCTGGCTGGTGCTAGCATCAGTGTGTCGTTTGGGCAAGCTACCGTTGACCCCGAATTGCGCAAGGCCCTGAGCACCAACCCAACGGCTCAGGTCATTGTCACCTTCAAGGGGAATGGGGCGCCCGGTCTGGCCCAACTAGGGCTATTGCAGCGCCTAGGCATTACGCGCGGCATTACGTTGCGGGCCCTGCCAGTAGCCGGCGTTATTGCCACGGCCGCGCAGGTAAATTCACTGGCGCAGAATCCGGAAGTCCGCTCCCTCTACATTAATAAGCGGCTGGATTATTACAACTTCGACGATACGCACCTGACGGGCGTAAAGCGCCTGCGCACCGATCAGCAGATGACGGCCCGTAACGGCGGCCTGCCAGTTTCGGGCAAGGGAGTGGGCGTGCTCATCAACGACAGTGGCGTGGATGGTACCCACGAGGACATCAAGTTTGGCTCGCACCTAGTGCAGAACACGCTGGGCTCCACCAATCTAAACTCGCTTAGCGCCCTGCTGCCAGTAACGTACCTAGAGGGCGTGCCGAACACGGATACCAACTCCGGGCACGGTACCCATTGCGCCGGCACGGTAGGAGGCACTGGAGCCCGCTCCGGCGGCAAGTATGAGGGGGTAGCCCCCGGTGCCTCGTTGCTGGGCTACGGCTCCGGCGGCGCCTTGCTGGTGCTCGATGCCATGGGTGGTTTTGACTACGCCCTTACCCACCAGTTTCAGTACAACATCCGGGTTATTAGCAACTCGTTTGGCAGCAGCGGCGACTTCGACCCCAACGACCCGTTGAACGTGGCCACTAAAAAGTGCTACGACCGGGGCATGGTAGTGGTATTTGCGGCCGGCAACGAAGGTCCCGGCGCCGACACGCACAATCCCTACGCTATTGCGCCCTGGACTATTTCGGTGGGTGCCGGTGACCGGAACGGGCTTCTGGCTGACTTCTCCTCGCGCGGCGTACGCGGCGAGCAGGGTACCTTCACCGTGGATGGCGAAACCTGGACCTATAAGAATGAACCCGTTATTGTGGCGCCCGGCGTAGATGTCGTTTCTACCCGCGCCATTGCCCCGGTATCATCGTTGGGAGCCCAGCAGGATGTTGAATTGCTGCAGCCCGGCGAGGTTCCGTTTTACACCCACAGCAGCGGCACCTCCATGGCGACGCCGCACGTAGCCGGCATTGTGGCCTTGTTGCTGGAAGCCAAACCAACGCTGAACCCGGCGCAGGTGAAAGAGCTGTTGCAGAGAACGGCTACCAACATGCCCGGCCGCGAGTCGTGGGAGGTAGGAGCCGGCTACGTAAATGCCTACGCCGCCGTAGATCAGGCATTCCGTTCCACCACCTACGGCTCCACGGTAAACGCCAGCCGCCGCTTCAATAGCAGCGTGAATGCGCAAACCACTACGGTGCCCTTCACCATCAACTACAACCCCGCGCTGGCCGCCGGCAACCAGTTTACCTTCCCGGTAAGCACCGGCACCAACAGCCTGGAGGTGAAAATTTCCTCCCGGGGCCTGCTGGGTGAAACCGGCAACCCCACCAATCTCATCCTGATTGACCCCAACGGCACCCAGTACCGCTCAGGTACTCCCGTTACGTTCACGCTCACCACGGACCGTAGCGTGGCGGTAGCCGCGCCGGTAGCCGGCACCTGGACGCTGAAAGTGGAAGGCCTGCAAGGAGTAGCCCTACCCGAAACCATTGCCGGCAACATTTCCGCGCTGACGGCCGCCGGTACTACCAACCTCAACGACATTGCAGGCCATCCGGCTGAAGCCTCCATTAAGCTGGCCGTGACCAACCGCCTGGTTGATGGCCTGAGCAACGGCTTCCGCCCCGATGCCCCGCTTACCCGCATTCAGCTGGCCGACTACTTGCTCATGGGCCAGGGTATCCGGCAGTTGCTGCCCTTCAGCGGCGCCCGTTCCTTCTCCGACGTATCCTCGGCCGCTGAGGTGCTCCTGACGGAATCAGTAGTGGCAAAGGGTGCGGCCCAGCGCGACCGGTTCCATCAGGCCGGCGGCGTGATGCTGCCCACCGCTTCGGGCACCTTCTCGCCTAGTGGCCTGGTAAACCGCGCTTCGCTGGCTTATTCGCTGGTGCAAAGCCTGGGCTTCGAGCGGCAGGCTCTGGCCCGCAACAACCAGCCGCTTACGGTGCAGGTGAATGGACAGACCCTTCCGGTAGATGATGCTGCCAGCATTCCGGCGGCTCTGAAGGGCTACGTGAGCATTGCCCTGGAGCTGAACCTAATCAACGCTTACTACACCCTGAAGCAGGGGCCATACGACCTGCAACCCACTCTGCACGCCACCTTCAAGCCTACCCAGAATGTAACCCGGGCTGATTTTGCCGTCATCGTGAGCCGCACTTTCCCGCAGTACGACGCTGTAACCCAGCCCACCGCTACCAGCACCGCCGCCGCTACTACTGCCACCGCCGCCCCAGCTACAGCCGCCCTGCTGGACCGCAGCACCGTGGCTTATCCCAACCCCTTCAGCGGCGCTACCACCATCAGCTACCACCTAAACCAGGCCGGCCCAGTGAGCGTGGAGGTGTATAATACAATGGGCGTGAAAGTGCGCACTTTAGTAGCCGGCACGGAAGAAGCTGGCCTGCATCAGGTGCGCTTTGAGGCCGATAACCTGGCCCGTGGCGCGTACCTGTTCAAAATAAAAAGCGGTGCAGCCGTCACCACGCAGCGCCTCATGCTGCAATAAGTCTAGCTTATTTGGCACCCAACAACAAGGGGCCTGCTCTATAGAGCAGGCCCCTTGTTGTTGGGTGGCTTGAGTAACGGAGGCATGCCGTCTACTGCTTATCTGGGAGGCTCAGGCACTTCTACTTCCAGCTCAAAGTCGCGCTTGGGTGGGGCTTCGTTGTTGGCGGCGTTGCGGTAGAGGAAGCGGAGCGTGGTTTTACCAGGGTTCAGCGCCTGAAATTGAAACGTAATGTCTTCGTCGCTACCCGCTTTAGCTTTCCTCTTCGCCTTCTTGGCGGGCTGGGTGGGGGAGGGCGTTACCAACTGAACTACATTGTTGGCTATGGGCATAACCTCCCAGGTGTACTGCGAGCCAGCCGTGTTGTCGAGCCGGATTTGCAGCTGGTCGCCTTGGTTTACCTTCACCTGGCTGTGGTTGCCGTACTCCGTGATGTTCACGTTCTTGGCTACGCCGGGCTTGTCGATGGTAACAAATACATGAAAAAAGCCGCCGAGCGTGGAGTAGCCCGTGCCCGGTTGTGCCGACACCAAGGCAAGGTCTAGCCCACCCGTACCCGTGGCCTGAAAGTGAATTTCGAAGGTAGCTGGCGCACCCGGTACGCCGCTGCTGATGCCGGGCAGCACGTTGGTAGTCGTCACCGTTAGCTGCCCCGGATACGATTGGGTCAGACGCCAGCCAAA of Hymenobacter sublimis contains these proteins:
- a CDS encoding efflux RND transporter periplasmic adaptor subunit codes for the protein MKKTILVLSYAASLFAWASCGKKEEEKAAGPPPATPVTLVAAQATEAVYYDEYPATAVALNNVELRSQVAGFITQIFFKEGEVVTKGKPLYEIDRRKYQAAYQQALANLSATRATAQNAQINLNRYERLLEQDAVARQLVDNARTSYATAQSQIAVAQAGVAAARTDLDYSLIKAPFTGRIGISQVRLGSQVSPGSTLLNTISGEDPMGVDFVISEANLGLFRDIQRTAGGAEDSTFMLELPDGTRYNQPGKILAIDRGVSQGTGTVQIRVQFANPQRELKDGMSTVLHVLNRQSGHRIVVPYKAIVEQMGENFVFVAGDSSKAYQRKVQLGPRLRDRIVVMEGIKAGDQVVTEGLQRLRDGGKIQTGTPAQASGPTQGSAAK
- a CDS encoding TolC family protein, translated to MKQIKRVLRLLLSLTLLAPAWAQAQPTTPPPPSSQLTLEQCLQYALQNQPVLRQARLDEETNEATIRIGLAGWLPQVNLNATGQHYFQLPYTVFPNAEGVNVPRQIGLKNTSTVGLAGTQALYNNDVMLALRSARPSRQFYQQNTIGVRIDVVTDVSKAFYDVLLSQRQLDVLNEDIVRLQRSLKDARARYDAGIVDKTDYKQAEILLNNSIVARKQAIEAIKAKSAYLRELMGVAGQHPLTLQYDTLRLMQDAFVDTTVTLDPTNRIEFQQLQTQKALQSAQISYYRWGFLPAVSAFGNYNAVFQNNNFGDLYGQRFPNSFAGLQLSLPIFQGTRRLQNLRRERLTDQRIDQDILATRNRINTEFEQALATYKGYYTDYLFGQRNLALSKEVYSVVNLQYREGIKTYLDVIVAQTTLRTAQLNYYSALFQVLSSKVDLLRAQGNLPVSY
- the pbpC gene encoding penicillin-binding protein 1C, whose product is MNRRVVLRILGAVGLVMLLFTGLDLAFPLPPTPQYSPIVLAQDGSVLHAYLNPTQKWRMKTELREITPVLRKAIMAKEDRWFRWHFGVNPVALVQAAGRNVFGEGRTTGASTITMQVARLLEPKERTLGNKLLEMLRATQLELHYSKDEILQLYLNLVPYGGNVEGVKSAALLYFQQTPDYLSLAQTVTLAIIPNRPRGPVLGKNNAAVLQERNRWLRRFGAAGLFPKQDVEDALLEPLDVQRHAAPTLAPHLARRLVRQFPRQAIIRSSLQRSKQSKTEDLTRNYVRRLHELGITQAAVLVVNNRTRQVEAYVGSADFRDFGSQGQNDGVTAVRSPGSTLKPFLYALAMDRGLATPKLLLPDVPTNFQGYRPENFDKHCNGEVTLERALAYSLNIPAVRVLNQLGVPTFTDKLRQAGFQNVTRNRSRLGLSSILGGCGATLEELTNLYATLADGGRYAGLQFTSRPERGVGGEAPTPLISEAAAFLTTDILSQLTRPDLPLGAASSLRLPKVAWKTGTSYGRRDAWSIGYNREYTIGVWVGNFSGQGSPALTGADVATPLLFDLFNALAYNSPNKWFAPPATLDFRLVCAETGLVPGENCPNQIIDYFLPTVSSGQRCQHQREVLVAADGGFTYCRACAPAAGFRRELYPNLLPEVAAYKEAQGIPYRRLPPHNPQCQLVRTDAERAPSITSPTANTEYVLNRREKQQLLLSCTTPSEVRQVYWYVNDTFLRTAAATERVFFQPTPGPLKISCADDHGRNADVLVTVTELE
- a CDS encoding S8 family peptidase, whose product is MKSKFILTLALAGASISVSFGQATVDPELRKALSTNPTAQVIVTFKGNGAPGLAQLGLLQRLGITRGITLRALPVAGVIATAAQVNSLAQNPEVRSLYINKRLDYYNFDDTHLTGVKRLRTDQQMTARNGGLPVSGKGVGVLINDSGVDGTHEDIKFGSHLVQNTLGSTNLNSLSALLPVTYLEGVPNTDTNSGHGTHCAGTVGGTGARSGGKYEGVAPGASLLGYGSGGALLVLDAMGGFDYALTHQFQYNIRVISNSFGSSGDFDPNDPLNVATKKCYDRGMVVVFAAGNEGPGADTHNPYAIAPWTISVGAGDRNGLLADFSSRGVRGEQGTFTVDGETWTYKNEPVIVAPGVDVVSTRAIAPVSSLGAQQDVELLQPGEVPFYTHSSGTSMATPHVAGIVALLLEAKPTLNPAQVKELLQRTATNMPGRESWEVGAGYVNAYAAVDQAFRSTTYGSTVNASRRFNSSVNAQTTTVPFTINYNPALAAGNQFTFPVSTGTNSLEVKISSRGLLGETGNPTNLILIDPNGTQYRSGTPVTFTLTTDRSVAVAAPVAGTWTLKVEGLQGVALPETIAGNISALTAAGTTNLNDIAGHPAEASIKLAVTNRLVDGLSNGFRPDAPLTRIQLADYLLMGQGIRQLLPFSGARSFSDVSSAAEVLLTESVVAKGAAQRDRFHQAGGVMLPTASGTFSPSGLVNRASLAYSLVQSLGFERQALARNNQPLTVQVNGQTLPVDDAASIPAALKGYVSIALELNLINAYYTLKQGPYDLQPTLHATFKPTQNVTRADFAVIVSRTFPQYDAVTQPTATSTAAATTATAAPATAALLDRSTVAYPNPFSGATTISYHLNQAGPVSVEVYNTMGVKVRTLVAGTEEAGLHQVRFEADNLARGAYLFKIKSGAAVTTQRLMLQ
- a CDS encoding protease inhibitor I42 family protein → MKLTSLTAAVLLRFSILLLLGVTFLSPTSARADIVTLTANDNGKQVQLNVGDQLTIRLPTISPRFGWRLTQSYPGQLTVTTTNVLPGISSGVPGAPATFEIHFQATGTGGLDLALVSAQPGTGYSTLGGFFHVFVTIDKPGVAKNVNITEYGNHSQVKVNQGDQLQIRLDNTAGSQYTWEVMPIANNVVQLVTPSPTQPAKKAKRKAKAGSDEDITFQFQALNPGKTTLRFLYRNAANNEAPPKRDFELEVEVPEPPR